The Zingiber officinale cultivar Zhangliang chromosome 9A, Zo_v1.1, whole genome shotgun sequence genome window below encodes:
- the LOC122021221 gene encoding uncharacterized protein LOC122021221 isoform X2 → MSPLPETEIHRNAVAAGGHQIRDAENRCLDLRHRVLHSGLPPSSYQSLTRLLDAELRSLSRLTSSPSPFLPLSSNIGYLESIGRLLLHPSIQCVTRVSRPIIAAGSDLPVHVDLVCTFRCCPAWFVVSDRNPSYLSWIGPRGLRARVERVAVAARSAGALKPASVLLVFSRGVPSYVANNLVREFGASEINFFKNEDEDVFKELEEGWVGVRWPDSSNCRVFEIKISPDDRGGAICSSQVMDETVEVCESSEGFGSVLSKMNMDSAHAVNFDTTALVALVSGISNGDCERLMKAPEHEMRARFKGNYEFVTAQELVSMCGGQNEKLRAGWLLNHLGVVPDSPSERVMSLPTTRKIALKNKIVFGTGDHWHAPTLTANMGFVRAISQTSMSLLTIHHKPRALTGD, encoded by the exons ATGAGTCCCCTTCCCGAAACTGAAATCCACCGCAACGCCGTCGCCGCCGGTGGCCATCAAATTCGCGATGCCGAAAACCGCTGCCTTGATCTGCGTCACCGCGTCCTCCACTCCGGCCTTCCTCCATCCTCCTACCAATCGCTCACCCGCCTCCTCGATGCTGAGCTCCGCTCCCTCTCTCGCCTCACCTCCTCACCGTCTCCTTTCCTTCCCCTTAGCTCCAATATCGGGTACCTCGAATCCATCGGCCGTCTCCTCCTTCACCCCTCCATTCAATGCGTCACCCGCGTCTCTAGGCCCATCATTGCCGCTGGATCTGACCTCCCCGTCCACGTCGACCTCGTCTGCACTTTCCGCTGCTGTCCTGCATGGTTCGTGGTCTCTGATCGAAATCCTTCCTACCTTTCCTGGATCGGTCCCAGGGGCCTCCGTGCTCGCGTTGAGCGCGTCGCCGTTGCTGCCCGATCGGCTGGGGCGCTCAAACCCGCTTCTGTCCTCCTTGTCTTCTCCCGCGGCGTCCCCAGCTATGTTGCCAACAATCTGGTGAGGGAGTTTGGGGCCTCTGagattaatttctttaagaacgaGGACGAGGATGTGTTCAAGGAATTGGAAGAGGGATGGGTTGGTGTTAGGTGGCCAGACAGTTCAAACTGCAGGGTGTTTGAGATAAAGATTAGCCCAGATGACAGAGGAGGTGCTATTTGTAGTTCTCAAGTTATGGATGAGACAGTGGAAGTTTGTGAATCGTCTGAAGGATTTGGATCTGTGCTTTCAAAGATGAACATGGATTCAGCCCACGCTGTAAATTTTGATACAACAGCATTGGTCGCCTTGGTTTCAGGAATTAGTAATGGAGATTGTGAACGGCTGATGAAGGCTCCCGAGCATGAGATGAGAGCAAGGTTCAAGGGCAACTATGAGTTCGTGACGGCTCAG GAACTGGTTTCTATGTGCGGAGGACAGAATGAGAAGCTACGAGCTGGTTGGCTTCTAAATCATCTTGG CGTTGTCCCAGATTCTCCCTCAGAACGAGTGATGAGTCTCCCTACAACAAGGAAGATAGCATTGAAGAACAAGATCGTGTTTGGGACCGGCGACCATTGGCATGCACCAACTTTGACGGCAAATATGGGCTTTGTTCGAGCCATTTCCCAAACTTCGATGTCTCTGTTGACGATCCACCACAAACCCCGCGCGCTAACAGGCGACTGA
- the LOC122021221 gene encoding uncharacterized protein LOC122021221 isoform X1 has protein sequence MSPLPETEIHRNAVAAGGHQIRDAENRCLDLRHRVLHSGLPPSSYQSLTRLLDAELRSLSRLTSSPSPFLPLSSNIGYLESIGRLLLHPSIQCVTRVSRPIIAAGSDLPVHVDLVCTFRCCPAWFVVSDRNPSYLSWIGPRGLRARVERVAVAARSAGALKPASVLLVFSRGVPSYVANNLVREFGASEINFFKNEDEDVFKELEEGWVGVRWPDSSNCRVFEIKISPDDRGGAICSSQVMDETVEVCESSEGFGSVLSKMNMDSAHAVNFDTTALVALVSGISNGDCERLMKAPEHEMRARFKGNYEFVTAQVNSELEHPIMVEFGVALAGKRGIICESVRSEFQELVSMCGGQNEKLRAGWLLNHLGVVPDSPSERVMSLPTTRKIALKNKIVFGTGDHWHAPTLTANMGFVRAISQTSMSLLTIHHKPRALTGD, from the exons ATGAGTCCCCTTCCCGAAACTGAAATCCACCGCAACGCCGTCGCCGCCGGTGGCCATCAAATTCGCGATGCCGAAAACCGCTGCCTTGATCTGCGTCACCGCGTCCTCCACTCCGGCCTTCCTCCATCCTCCTACCAATCGCTCACCCGCCTCCTCGATGCTGAGCTCCGCTCCCTCTCTCGCCTCACCTCCTCACCGTCTCCTTTCCTTCCCCTTAGCTCCAATATCGGGTACCTCGAATCCATCGGCCGTCTCCTCCTTCACCCCTCCATTCAATGCGTCACCCGCGTCTCTAGGCCCATCATTGCCGCTGGATCTGACCTCCCCGTCCACGTCGACCTCGTCTGCACTTTCCGCTGCTGTCCTGCATGGTTCGTGGTCTCTGATCGAAATCCTTCCTACCTTTCCTGGATCGGTCCCAGGGGCCTCCGTGCTCGCGTTGAGCGCGTCGCCGTTGCTGCCCGATCGGCTGGGGCGCTCAAACCCGCTTCTGTCCTCCTTGTCTTCTCCCGCGGCGTCCCCAGCTATGTTGCCAACAATCTGGTGAGGGAGTTTGGGGCCTCTGagattaatttctttaagaacgaGGACGAGGATGTGTTCAAGGAATTGGAAGAGGGATGGGTTGGTGTTAGGTGGCCAGACAGTTCAAACTGCAGGGTGTTTGAGATAAAGATTAGCCCAGATGACAGAGGAGGTGCTATTTGTAGTTCTCAAGTTATGGATGAGACAGTGGAAGTTTGTGAATCGTCTGAAGGATTTGGATCTGTGCTTTCAAAGATGAACATGGATTCAGCCCACGCTGTAAATTTTGATACAACAGCATTGGTCGCCTTGGTTTCAGGAATTAGTAATGGAGATTGTGAACGGCTGATGAAGGCTCCCGAGCATGAGATGAGAGCAAGGTTCAAGGGCAACTATGAGTTCGTGACGGCTCAG GTGAATTCTGAACTTGAGCACCCAATTATGGTAGAATTTGGTGTTGCACTAGCCGGAAAAAGAGGAATAATCTGTGAAAGCGTCCGCTCTGAATTTCAGGAACTGGTTTCTATGTGCGGAGGACAGAATGAGAAGCTACGAGCTGGTTGGCTTCTAAATCATCTTGG CGTTGTCCCAGATTCTCCCTCAGAACGAGTGATGAGTCTCCCTACAACAAGGAAGATAGCATTGAAGAACAAGATCGTGTTTGGGACCGGCGACCATTGGCATGCACCAACTTTGACGGCAAATATGGGCTTTGTTCGAGCCATTTCCCAAACTTCGATGTCTCTGTTGACGATCCACCACAAACCCCGCGCGCTAACAGGCGACTGA
- the LOC122021221 gene encoding uncharacterized protein LOC122021221 isoform X4, translated as MSPLPETEIHRNAVAAGGHQIRDAENRCLDLRHRVLHSGLPPSSYQSLTRLLDAELRSLSRLTSSPSPFLPLSSNIGYLESIGRLLLHPSIQCVTRVSRPIIAAGSDLPVHVDLVCTFRCCPAWFVVSDRNPSYLSWIGPRGLRARVERVAVAARSAGALKPASVLLVFSRGVPSYVANNLVREFGASEINFFKNEDEDVFKELEEGWVGVRWPDSSNCRVFEIKISPDDRGGAICSSQVMDETVEVCESSEGFGSVLSKMNMDSAHAVNFDTTALVALVSGISNGDCERLMKAPEHEMRARFKGNYEFVTAQELVSMCGGQNEKLRAGWLLNHLGYRMLFILSSVTIIYSTLFQPY; from the exons ATGAGTCCCCTTCCCGAAACTGAAATCCACCGCAACGCCGTCGCCGCCGGTGGCCATCAAATTCGCGATGCCGAAAACCGCTGCCTTGATCTGCGTCACCGCGTCCTCCACTCCGGCCTTCCTCCATCCTCCTACCAATCGCTCACCCGCCTCCTCGATGCTGAGCTCCGCTCCCTCTCTCGCCTCACCTCCTCACCGTCTCCTTTCCTTCCCCTTAGCTCCAATATCGGGTACCTCGAATCCATCGGCCGTCTCCTCCTTCACCCCTCCATTCAATGCGTCACCCGCGTCTCTAGGCCCATCATTGCCGCTGGATCTGACCTCCCCGTCCACGTCGACCTCGTCTGCACTTTCCGCTGCTGTCCTGCATGGTTCGTGGTCTCTGATCGAAATCCTTCCTACCTTTCCTGGATCGGTCCCAGGGGCCTCCGTGCTCGCGTTGAGCGCGTCGCCGTTGCTGCCCGATCGGCTGGGGCGCTCAAACCCGCTTCTGTCCTCCTTGTCTTCTCCCGCGGCGTCCCCAGCTATGTTGCCAACAATCTGGTGAGGGAGTTTGGGGCCTCTGagattaatttctttaagaacgaGGACGAGGATGTGTTCAAGGAATTGGAAGAGGGATGGGTTGGTGTTAGGTGGCCAGACAGTTCAAACTGCAGGGTGTTTGAGATAAAGATTAGCCCAGATGACAGAGGAGGTGCTATTTGTAGTTCTCAAGTTATGGATGAGACAGTGGAAGTTTGTGAATCGTCTGAAGGATTTGGATCTGTGCTTTCAAAGATGAACATGGATTCAGCCCACGCTGTAAATTTTGATACAACAGCATTGGTCGCCTTGGTTTCAGGAATTAGTAATGGAGATTGTGAACGGCTGATGAAGGCTCCCGAGCATGAGATGAGAGCAAGGTTCAAGGGCAACTATGAGTTCGTGACGGCTCAG GAACTGGTTTCTATGTGCGGAGGACAGAATGAGAAGCTACGAGCTGGTTGGCTTCTAAATCATCTTGG GTACCGAATGCTATTCATCCTCTCTAGTGTAACCATCATCTACTCAACTTTGTTCCAACCCTATTGA
- the LOC122021221 gene encoding uncharacterized protein LOC122021221 isoform X3 translates to MSPLPETEIHRNAVAAGGHQIRDAENRCLDLRHRVLHSGLPPSSYQSLTRLLDAELRSLSRLTSSPSPFLPLSSNIGYLESIGRLLLHPSIQCVTRVSRPIIAAGSDLPVHVDLVCTFRCCPAWFVVSDRNPSYLSWIGPRGLRARVERVAVAARSAGALKPASVLLVFSRGVPSYVANNLVREFGASEINFFKNEDEDVFKELEEGWVGVRWPDSSNCRVFEIKISPDDRGGAICSSQVMDETVEVCESSEGFGSVLSKMNMDSAHAVNFDTTALVALVSGISNGDCERLMKAPEHEMRARFKGNYEFVTAQVNSELEHPIMVEFGVALAGKRGIICESVRSEFQELVSMCGGQNEKLRAGWLLNHLGYRMLFILSSVTIIYSTLFQPY, encoded by the exons ATGAGTCCCCTTCCCGAAACTGAAATCCACCGCAACGCCGTCGCCGCCGGTGGCCATCAAATTCGCGATGCCGAAAACCGCTGCCTTGATCTGCGTCACCGCGTCCTCCACTCCGGCCTTCCTCCATCCTCCTACCAATCGCTCACCCGCCTCCTCGATGCTGAGCTCCGCTCCCTCTCTCGCCTCACCTCCTCACCGTCTCCTTTCCTTCCCCTTAGCTCCAATATCGGGTACCTCGAATCCATCGGCCGTCTCCTCCTTCACCCCTCCATTCAATGCGTCACCCGCGTCTCTAGGCCCATCATTGCCGCTGGATCTGACCTCCCCGTCCACGTCGACCTCGTCTGCACTTTCCGCTGCTGTCCTGCATGGTTCGTGGTCTCTGATCGAAATCCTTCCTACCTTTCCTGGATCGGTCCCAGGGGCCTCCGTGCTCGCGTTGAGCGCGTCGCCGTTGCTGCCCGATCGGCTGGGGCGCTCAAACCCGCTTCTGTCCTCCTTGTCTTCTCCCGCGGCGTCCCCAGCTATGTTGCCAACAATCTGGTGAGGGAGTTTGGGGCCTCTGagattaatttctttaagaacgaGGACGAGGATGTGTTCAAGGAATTGGAAGAGGGATGGGTTGGTGTTAGGTGGCCAGACAGTTCAAACTGCAGGGTGTTTGAGATAAAGATTAGCCCAGATGACAGAGGAGGTGCTATTTGTAGTTCTCAAGTTATGGATGAGACAGTGGAAGTTTGTGAATCGTCTGAAGGATTTGGATCTGTGCTTTCAAAGATGAACATGGATTCAGCCCACGCTGTAAATTTTGATACAACAGCATTGGTCGCCTTGGTTTCAGGAATTAGTAATGGAGATTGTGAACGGCTGATGAAGGCTCCCGAGCATGAGATGAGAGCAAGGTTCAAGGGCAACTATGAGTTCGTGACGGCTCAG GTGAATTCTGAACTTGAGCACCCAATTATGGTAGAATTTGGTGTTGCACTAGCCGGAAAAAGAGGAATAATCTGTGAAAGCGTCCGCTCTGAATTTCAGGAACTGGTTTCTATGTGCGGAGGACAGAATGAGAAGCTACGAGCTGGTTGGCTTCTAAATCATCTTGG GTACCGAATGCTATTCATCCTCTCTAGTGTAACCATCATCTACTCAACTTTGTTCCAACCCTATTGA